From the genome of candidate division WOR-3 bacterium:
AGATTTAAATCGACAAATTTCGCTTTGACATTTCTTTCAATTGACTGATGATAGAGTTCTTGAGGAAATTTTAAGAAGCGAGAAAGTGCACCCAACATTACAATATTTTGGACACGCACTTCTCCCAGTTCTTTTGCTTTATTAAATGCTTCTACAAGATAAAATTTCTTTACTCTTTTTTGTATTCGCTCGATTAAATCCTTGGGATATTCGGTAGCGCCGGTCAAAACGGGCATTGGTGCGATTTCTAAGGTATCGGTTAGTAAAATTCCTTTTTCTGACAGAAAATGTAGATGGCGGACTGCTTCTAATTTTTCAAAAGCAACAACAAAGTCAGCGGTCATTTCTTCAACAAGGGGCGAAAAGACTTTTTCACCAAATCGCAAATGACTATTCACACTTCCCCCTCGTTGTGCCATTCCGTGCACTTCGGCTTTTTTTACATCTAAGCCAGCTTGCATTGCGACATCAGCCAAAATATCAGTAAATAGTAGTACTCCCTGACCACCAACACCACAACACAGAATATTAGTTACCTTGTTTCTCATATAATTGCCTCCCGTTGACAGAGTTCGATACACATTCCACAGCCAACACAAAATGCGGGATTAATTACAACTTTATTATCCACAAAACTCATAGCAGGACACCCTATTGCCATACACAGTTTACAACCGTTACATTTTTCTTCGACAATCTTTTTGGCAGTTTTGCGAGGAACAAGTAAAGCACACGATTGTCGAGAAACAATAACTGCCGGTCCGGGTTCAGCAAGGATTTGTCGGAATAAAGTGCGATTCTCTCTGATTTTATACGGGTCAATAACATAAACTTTATCGATGCCACAAGCTTTAGCAACTTCAGCA
Proteins encoded in this window:
- a CDS encoding indolepyruvate oxidoreductase subunit beta — its product is MRNKVTNILCCGVGGQGVLLFTDILADVAMQAGLDVKKAEVHGMAQRGGSVNSHLRFGEKVFSPLVEEMTADFVVAFEKLEAVRHLHFLSEKGILLTDTLEIAPMPVLTGATEYPKDLIERIQKRVKKFYLVEAFNKAKELGEVRVQNIVMLGALSRFLKFPQELYHQSIERNVKAKFVDLNL